AATCGAAGGAGGGCGCATCGACTTCGTCGACGATCTCGCGAACGTCGTGCCCGCTGTGTTGACCCTGGCGATGATGGGCGTTCCGCTGAAGAAGTGGCAGCTCTATTGCGAGCCGGCTCACGCCAATGTTTATACCCCGGCCGATTCCCCGGACGCGCCAAGGGTTTTGGACCAGACCATGGCGATGGGGGCCGACCTGTTCAATCACCTCCTCGAGATCCGGGATAACCCGCGCCCCGGCCTGGTGGATGCGTTGGCAAGACTTCAGATCGACGGCGAACCCGCCCCCGACAGCGAACTGCTCGGAATGCTCGGCTTGATCATCGGCGGAGGCTTCGACACGACGACCGCGCTGACCGCGCACGCACTCGAATGGCTAGGCGAAAATCCCGAGCAACGCGCACTGCTCCGGCGCGAATCGGACACGCTGCTCGACTCGGCCACCGAGGAATTCCTGCGTTACTTCACGCCTGCGCCCGGGGATGGTCGCACGATCGCCGCCGATCTCGAAATCGCCGGCACACGTTTCAAGGAGGGCGATCGCCTGTGGCTGTCCTGGGCGATGGCCAACCGCGACCCCTCGGTGTTTCCCGATCCGAATCGTTTGGACCTCGGCCGTAAGAACAATCGGCACTTCAGCTTCGGGCTCGGCATCCACCGCTGCATCGGCTCCAATGTCGCGCGCGTCGTGTTCAAGTCGATGCTCACGGCGGTGCTCGACCGGATGCCCGACTACCGCTGCGACCCCGAGGGCACCGTGCACTATCCGACCATCGGCGTGATCCAGGGCATGCAGCACCTGCCGGCCACCTTCACCCCCGGCAGGCGGCTTGGGCCGGGGCTCGACGAGACGCTGGAGAAGCTGCAGCGGGTCTGCGACGAACAGGGATGTGC
The Mycobacterium sp. 050128 genome window above contains:
- a CDS encoding cytochrome P450; translation: MTTEDTLTGKADRAGKTNRYHFDRHTPEYRERFTAITEEMHARCPLAWTDTYDGHWVAAGNREVFELARCPHVSNDHDVTGEGTGYKGITIPTLPQGTGVRGGMLEMDEPEHSAYRSILNPYLSPAAVKRWKPFVDEIVRASIDEKIEGGRIDFVDDLANVVPAVLTLAMMGVPLKKWQLYCEPAHANVYTPADSPDAPRVLDQTMAMGADLFNHLLEIRDNPRPGLVDALARLQIDGEPAPDSELLGMLGLIIGGGFDTTTALTAHALEWLGENPEQRALLRRESDTLLDSATEEFLRYFTPAPGDGRTIAADLEIAGTRFKEGDRLWLSWAMANRDPSVFPDPNRLDLGRKNNRHFSFGLGIHRCIGSNVARVVFKSMLTAVLDRMPDYRCDPEGTVHYPTIGVIQGMQHLPATFTPGRRLGPGLDETLEKLQRVCDEQGCARPITEHTAAAVIGD